A genomic window from Periweissella cryptocerci includes:
- a CDS encoding lectin-like domain-containing protein → MDRLKGFNSNTHYKMYKAGKQWLFASVAVSGLILGGLMFQGTASADVAADTTTQTSQASTEPASSSVVSTDSKDTQSTNDADSVLAAEASVQSSSDVTATASDNKTVKSGTPDTTDTADSATTNTNSENQSVTATPDAVTAPATTQSVPASVQKSTTATTATTSSTVVPSTKDSADDESVTTAAVQAQNGTDEADKQSADVKDMKPTARAVKQANLQAAEISTIPGVQHVDAANFLDYFNLNGSATYDPTTGTVTLTTNTENQVGDFVLKNKIDMSQGFTLVGTINIGDKTQQERGADGVGFAFNPGDINEVGLPGGANGIGGLDNAFGFKLDTWVNAGNVMYNPTTGSNTNGTVLTALADPKEFGSATGNGIPFGSFVTTDSNGVATTYNGTDAPAQAIAQPANNNFLPIIFDYDGSSKVLTVSYNGQTWAKNLADLTSTDAAGYALSVLGSTGSATNLQQFAITSFDYVAYGTNTNTYIDADAGETISPAVENGGTIGDTLVVPALDIPGYTLTSVTPSDSKNYNGNTNTVTFTTTPQTIVNVYTKTAYPLVVKYVNKTTNETMQTVTKADQKWGTSTDLASLYSTADGYELTDVTGIADDGKTASITANKNGTYTTDYIQGTQTVTFYYVQNGNVVARYVDQNGKTIAPDETINGTVGDDYSTKQADIAGYTFVKVDGNTSGKLSANGESVTYVYSQNGSAVAHYVDQNGKTIAPDETINGTVGDDYSTKQADIAGYTFDKVDGNTTGTLTSDETVVTYIYKLTPAAEPTPEPTPEPTPTPEPQPTPTPGKTNKQKTPADGGATKTKKTPGDKSTAKAKKNGGNDGAKITKDKPQVNKQTAPKTLQTTDAPSGKQKLVQTGFENQSNRGLIAIGLALLALAMGLVGLGKRKKNE, encoded by the coding sequence ACAAAATGTACAAAGCTGGTAAACAATGGTTGTTTGCTAGCGTCGCCGTTTCAGGGTTAATACTCGGTGGTTTAATGTTTCAAGGGACAGCTTCAGCGGATGTAGCTGCCGATACTACCACACAAACCAGTCAAGCAAGCACCGAACCTGCTTCAAGTAGTGTTGTAAGTACAGATTCAAAAGATACCCAGAGCACAAACGACGCGGATTCTGTCTTAGCAGCAGAAGCAAGTGTTCAGTCATCCTCAGATGTAACGGCGACTGCGAGTGATAATAAAACAGTGAAGTCAGGAACTCCTGATACCACTGATACTGCGGATTCAGCAACGACGAATACTAATTCTGAGAATCAATCGGTTACCGCAACTCCTGATGCGGTAACCGCACCAGCTACTACGCAATCCGTACCAGCCAGTGTCCAAAAGAGTACAACGGCGACAACGGCAACCACTAGCTCGACGGTTGTGCCAAGTACAAAAGACTCAGCTGATGATGAGTCAGTGACTACGGCAGCAGTCCAAGCGCAAAATGGTACCGACGAAGCTGATAAACAATCAGCTGACGTAAAAGATATGAAGCCAACTGCTCGTGCGGTCAAACAAGCCAATCTTCAAGCAGCCGAAATTAGTACCATTCCGGGAGTACAACACGTTGATGCGGCAAACTTTTTAGATTATTTTAATTTGAATGGGTCGGCAACATACGATCCAACGACCGGTACTGTGACATTAACAACAAATACTGAGAACCAAGTTGGTGACTTTGTGTTAAAGAACAAAATCGATATGTCACAGGGTTTTACTTTGGTCGGGACAATTAACATTGGTGACAAGACACAACAAGAACGTGGCGCAGACGGTGTAGGATTTGCGTTTAACCCTGGAGATATTAATGAAGTTGGGTTACCTGGGGGAGCAAATGGTATCGGTGGATTAGACAACGCATTTGGTTTTAAACTGGACACGTGGGTTAATGCCGGAAACGTTATGTATAATCCAACCACGGGTAGCAATACAAATGGTACGGTATTGACGGCCTTAGCTGATCCAAAGGAATTTGGCAGTGCCACAGGAAATGGGATTCCATTTGGTAGTTTTGTAACAACTGATAGTAATGGGGTCGCGACAACATACAATGGTACTGATGCACCTGCTCAAGCAATCGCGCAACCAGCTAATAATAATTTCTTGCCGATTATTTTTGATTACGATGGCTCGAGCAAAGTGCTAACGGTGTCGTATAATGGGCAAACTTGGGCCAAAAATTTAGCCGATTTGACATCCACAGATGCAGCTGGTTATGCGTTATCAGTGCTAGGTTCGACGGGTTCAGCCACTAATTTACAACAATTCGCGATTACTTCATTTGATTATGTTGCTTATGGAACCAATACGAACACGTATATTGACGCTGATGCGGGTGAAACGATTAGCCCGGCCGTTGAAAATGGAGGGACAATTGGTGACACACTTGTTGTACCAGCACTAGATATTCCAGGGTATACATTGACGTCAGTGACGCCAAGCGATAGCAAGAATTATAACGGTAACACGAATACCGTTACATTTACAACGACGCCACAAACAATTGTAAACGTATATACGAAGACGGCGTATCCATTAGTTGTTAAGTATGTTAACAAAACGACAAATGAAACGATGCAAACCGTTACCAAAGCTGATCAAAAATGGGGCACAAGTACTGACTTGGCATCATTATATAGCACCGCGGATGGCTACGAATTGACTGACGTGACTGGTATTGCAGATGATGGTAAGACAGCGTCGATTACCGCAAACAAAAATGGCACATACACGACAGACTACATTCAAGGAACGCAAACCGTAACATTCTACTATGTTCAAAACGGGAATGTAGTCGCGCGCTACGTTGATCAAAACGGCAAGACAATCGCACCAGATGAAACAATCAACGGAACAGTCGGTGATGATTACAGTACAAAGCAAGCAGACATTGCCGGTTACACATTTGTTAAGGTAGACGGGAATACGAGTGGTAAGTTGAGCGCAAATGGGGAGTCAGTAACTTACGTGTACAGCCAAAACGGAAGTGCCGTGGCTCACTACGTCGACCAAAACGGTAAGACAATCGCACCAGATGAAACAATCAATGGAACAGTTGGTGATGATTACAGTACGAAGCAAGCAGACATTGCTGGGTACACGTTTGATAAGGTAGATGGGAATACGACGGGAACGTTGACGAGTGACGAAACGGTGGTAACTTATATCTATAAACTTACACCGGCTGCGGAACCCACACCAGAACCAACACCAGAACCAACACCAACACCAGAACCACAGCCTACCCCAACGCCAGGGAAGACGAATAAGCAGAAAACGCCTGCCGATGGTGGGGCAACTAAAACTAAGAAAACACCCGGCGATAAGAGTACAGCCAAAGCGAAGAAAAATGGCGGCAATGATGGTGCGAAAATTACAAAAGACAAGCCACAAGTGAATAAACAAACCGCACCGAAGACACTACAAACAACGGATGCACCTTCCGGTAAGCAAAAACTAGTTCAAACTGGTTTTGAAAACCAAAGTAATCGTGGATTAATTGCGATAGGGCTTGCTTTATTAGCGTTGGCGATGGGCTTAGTTGGTCTCGGTAAGCGCAAGAAAAATGAATAA
- a CDS encoding class A sortase — MRRRKMSVLLGIIVALIGLVIIYVGTHPSLYIGRFAQSESMKYAKQLKITADNKESRGAQYNGNLNVKSLSDLRKVAKTKGVLTLRGYISIPQIEVKLPLYEGASNKVLALGAGTLKPGQHMGEKNYAIGAHNMADNKTFFSPLQNQLKVGMNIYLQNAIKVYKYQVITKKVIDQYQVGVIEDGQQNHIITLITCYEEPPYFTGATKRVYVVGKLIAVKNINE, encoded by the coding sequence ATGAGACGAAGAAAAATGTCGGTATTGTTGGGAATTATTGTTGCACTAATTGGTTTAGTTATTATTTATGTGGGCACACATCCATCGCTGTATATCGGGCGATTTGCCCAAAGTGAAAGCATGAAGTACGCAAAGCAACTCAAAATAACGGCGGATAATAAAGAATCACGCGGGGCGCAGTATAACGGGAACTTGAATGTAAAAAGTTTAAGTGATTTACGTAAAGTGGCTAAAACCAAAGGTGTGCTAACTTTACGTGGCTACATTTCAATTCCGCAAATTGAAGTGAAGTTACCATTATATGAAGGCGCCTCGAATAAAGTTTTGGCGCTAGGTGCGGGTACGTTGAAACCTGGGCAGCATATGGGCGAGAAAAATTATGCGATTGGTGCACATAATATGGCCGATAATAAAACTTTTTTTAGCCCGTTACAAAACCAGCTGAAAGTTGGCATGAACATATACTTACAAAACGCAATCAAAGTATACAAATATCAAGTAATTACGAAAAAAGTTATCGACCAGTACCAAGTGGGCGTGATTGAAGACGGTCAGCAAAATCACATCATCACGCTAATTACATGTTACGAAGAACCACCATACTTTACGGGCGCAACAAAACGGGTATATGTAGTGGGCAAGCTGATTGCGGTGAAAAACATTAATGAATAA
- a CDS encoding GNAT family N-acetyltransferase, translating to MIIRKATKKDLAVVTDLTYAAFKDYPLFAVSDNKAKLKKALHFLLRLNTAVNIKSQDSFVCVENDEIVASFILKAPKHQHTSLMAYLLSGGWRIFFNGSRTISKQLLHNLDKANKILDGAITEYWYLDTLVVSPKFQGQKIGSRTLTKIKKVVKEAGGHTLCLITNTELNAMFYEKNGFEEIRKQSFSTNNQVHHTWLFMIKLI from the coding sequence ATGATTATTCGAAAAGCAACCAAAAAAGATTTAGCAGTTGTCACTGATTTAACGTATGCGGCCTTTAAGGACTACCCATTATTTGCCGTGTCAGATAATAAAGCAAAGTTGAAAAAGGCTTTGCATTTTCTCCTTAGGTTAAATACAGCGGTAAATATTAAAAGCCAGGATAGCTTTGTATGTGTTGAAAATGATGAAATTGTCGCCTCATTCATATTAAAAGCCCCAAAGCATCAGCATACGAGTTTAATGGCGTATCTGCTGAGTGGGGGTTGGCGCATTTTCTTTAATGGTTCGCGAACAATTTCAAAGCAGTTGCTCCATAATTTGGACAAAGCGAACAAGATTTTGGATGGTGCGATTACTGAGTATTGGTATTTGGATACGCTCGTTGTTTCGCCCAAGTTTCAAGGACAGAAAATCGGTTCTAGGACGTTAACTAAAATTAAAAAGGTAGTCAAGGAAGCCGGCGGACATACATTGTGCTTAATTACCAACACAGAACTTAACGCAATGTTCTATGAAAAGAACGGCTTTGAGGAAATCAGGAAGCAGTCCTTTAGCACTAATAATCAGGTGCATCACACCTGGCTTTTTATGATTAAACTAATATAG
- a CDS encoding GtrA family protein, with product MHNVMRNQYQQHKRQCWYLFFGGVTTMVNLISYWLLLLLDVNVQIAVIIAWIVTAVVAYITNRMWVFTSTNQGVKAVAKEIGRFFSGRIATLFVEMLIIWYGVQYLHENPLLWKIIENIVVVILNYFISQRLVFKAKSKG from the coding sequence ATGCATAATGTAATGCGTAACCAGTATCAGCAACATAAGCGTCAATGCTGGTACCTGTTCTTTGGTGGCGTCACGACAATGGTGAACCTGATAAGTTACTGGCTGTTGCTGTTGTTAGATGTAAATGTACAAATAGCGGTAATTATTGCATGGATTGTGACAGCTGTCGTTGCGTATATCACAAATCGAATGTGGGTATTTACGTCGACAAATCAGGGTGTCAAAGCAGTTGCTAAGGAGATTGGGCGGTTTTTTAGCGGACGTATTGCGACCTTGTTCGTGGAAATGCTCATCATTTGGTATGGAGTCCAATATTTGCATGAAAATCCGCTGTTATGGAAAATTATCGAAAATATTGTTGTAGTTATTTTGAATTATTTCATCAGTCAGCGCCTCGTTTTTAAAGCGAAATCAAAAGGGTAG
- a CDS encoding S-ribosylhomocysteine lyase produces MPQANVESFELDHTAVKAPYVRKITVENGPAGDKITNFDLRLVQPNEEAIGMAGLHTIEHLLAGLLRTRLSGVIDCSPFGCQTGFHLITWGEQDNTEVAKALKSALEEIANDIEWADVPGTNIESCGNYKNHSLFSAKEWAKLILSRGISTDPFERQVI; encoded by the coding sequence ATGCCACAAGCAAATGTTGAAAGTTTTGAATTAGATCACACCGCCGTTAAAGCACCATATGTCCGCAAGATTACGGTTGAAAATGGACCTGCGGGAGATAAAATCACTAATTTTGATTTACGTTTGGTCCAACCAAATGAAGAAGCCATTGGGATGGCCGGATTGCACACGATTGAACACCTGTTAGCCGGTTTATTACGCACCCGGTTGAGTGGCGTGATTGATTGTTCACCATTTGGTTGTCAAACTGGGTTCCACTTGATCACTTGGGGTGAACAAGATAATACTGAAGTTGCCAAAGCCTTGAAGAGTGCTTTGGAAGAAATTGCTAATGATATTGAATGGGCCGATGTGCCAGGAACTAACATTGAAAGTTGTGGGAATTACAAGAACCACAGTCTATTCAGTGCTAAGGAATGGGCTAAGTTGATTTTGTCACGTGGCATCTCAACTGATCCATTTGAACGTCAAGTCATTTAA
- a CDS encoding YslB family protein, which yields MIDATYEKLIAADGQPNAFAVNVLRDVLIPDVLQEDTASILYWAGKSLARKYPLASADEIVIFFLNAGFGELELIKDDTNQQYWRITGAFVDNRFTANENVPDFNLEAGFIAQQTEQQGDLAAEANFEVNAKKHEVKIHVQIDFTADVAL from the coding sequence ATGATTGATGCAACATATGAAAAACTAATTGCCGCTGATGGCCAACCCAATGCATTTGCCGTCAATGTCTTACGGGACGTCTTGATTCCAGACGTTTTACAAGAAGACACTGCCAGCATTTTATACTGGGCTGGTAAGAGTTTAGCTAGAAAATACCCACTCGCGTCTGCAGATGAGATTGTCATTTTTTTCTTGAATGCCGGTTTCGGTGAACTCGAACTCATCAAAGACGACACAAATCAACAATATTGGCGCATTACCGGTGCCTTCGTTGATAATCGTTTCACTGCCAACGAAAATGTCCCAGACTTTAATCTTGAAGCCGGCTTTATCGCGCAACAAACGGAACAACAAGGCGACTTAGCTGCCGAAGCTAATTTTGAAGTTAACGCTAAGAAACACGAAGTCAAAATTCACGTTCAGATTGATTTCACTGCCGACGTGGCTTTGTAG
- the racE gene encoding glutamate racemase — protein MSKQAIGFIDSGIGGITVVREALRQLPNETVYYVGDTARMPYGPRPTEEVIKFTWEMVNFLLTKDIKMLVIACNTATAAALPELRAKLDIPVIGVIAPGVRGALRSTKNKRIGVIATEGTVKSRAYADALEAKDKSVVVEQLACPEFVQIVEANQYNTAHTTHVVEEKLQYFADKNIDTLVLGCTHFPLLDVAIAAAMGPEVKLVNSGAVAIENVSGVLDEAGLSNVAPVERQLDEYYTTGSASVFKMMAGHWLDNEDLNVRHLNITSDGLVL, from the coding sequence ATGTCAAAGCAAGCAATTGGGTTTATTGATTCAGGAATTGGTGGGATTACGGTTGTGCGTGAAGCCCTCCGGCAATTACCAAATGAAACGGTTTACTACGTTGGTGATACAGCGCGCATGCCATATGGACCCCGCCCAACAGAAGAAGTGATTAAGTTTACGTGGGAGATGGTTAATTTCTTATTAACTAAAGACATCAAGATGCTAGTGATTGCTTGTAATACCGCCACTGCGGCAGCGTTACCAGAATTACGTGCAAAACTTGATATTCCCGTTATTGGTGTGATTGCGCCAGGTGTGCGGGGGGCATTACGTTCCACCAAAAACAAGCGCATCGGTGTCATCGCAACAGAAGGTACTGTGAAGTCACGCGCGTACGCTGATGCCTTGGAAGCAAAGGATAAGAGCGTGGTTGTTGAACAACTCGCATGTCCTGAATTTGTCCAAATCGTGGAAGCCAACCAATATAATACCGCACACACCACGCACGTTGTGGAAGAAAAATTACAATATTTTGCTGATAAGAATATTGATACACTCGTATTAGGTTGCACGCACTTTCCATTATTGGATGTCGCAATTGCGGCGGCGATGGGACCCGAAGTCAAATTGGTTAATTCCGGAGCAGTCGCAATTGAAAATGTTTCAGGTGTCTTAGATGAAGCCGGCTTAAGCAACGTCGCGCCAGTTGAACGGCAACTTGATGAATATTACACGACTGGTTCTGCTTCAGTATTCAAAATGATGGCCGGCCACTGGTTGGATAACGAGGATTTAAATGTCCGCCATCTCAACATTACGAGTGACGGGTTGGTATTGTAA
- a CDS encoding XTP/dITP diphosphatase, with the protein MNQDKIIIATNNAGKLAEFTEMFAPFGIQVLGLKDLQNVPDIEENGVSFAENATTKATAIAKTTLDIPVIADDSGLMVEALNGEPGIHSARYAGDHDDSANVKKVLRQLGNLPEAERAATFHTTIVAVKPNGKELVASGEVHGFITTAPRGKGGFGYDPIFYAPELGKTFAEATATEKNQVSHRGRALQELMKNFEKWWNED; encoded by the coding sequence ATGAATCAAGATAAAATTATTATTGCAACAAATAACGCTGGCAAATTGGCAGAATTCACGGAAATGTTTGCACCATTTGGAATTCAGGTGTTAGGACTCAAGGATTTACAAAATGTCCCAGATATTGAGGAAAATGGGGTGTCATTTGCAGAAAATGCCACAACCAAGGCCACGGCAATTGCGAAAACGACTCTTGATATTCCCGTAATTGCCGATGATTCAGGACTGATGGTTGAAGCGTTGAACGGGGAACCTGGTATTCACTCTGCCCGCTATGCTGGTGACCATGATGATTCAGCGAACGTGAAGAAAGTTTTGCGCCAATTAGGCAATTTACCGGAAGCCGAACGGGCCGCAACTTTCCACACGACAATTGTCGCCGTCAAGCCAAATGGTAAGGAACTGGTCGCTTCAGGCGAAGTGCACGGTTTTATTACGACCGCACCACGGGGCAAGGGGGGCTTTGGTTACGACCCAATTTTCTATGCACCAGAATTAGGCAAAACTTTTGCCGAAGCAACCGCAACTGAGAAAAACCAAGTGAGTCACCGCGGTCGTGCACTCCAAGAATTGATGAAGAATTTTGAAAAATGGTGGAACGAGGACTAA
- a CDS encoding YfcE family phosphodiesterase produces the protein MQYVIVSDTHGDRGILVDIFKKYADTATQIFYNGDSELAANDSVFTDVSTVKGNMDFDFDFANEQTYQDDNVTVFQAHGHLLGVNTSLTSLLLRAEEVGANIATFGHTHQLGVEMINGILAINPGSISQPRGQYSRLGGTYVVVTVENDKYKVQYCNRELAPIANLHFSFNR, from the coding sequence ATGCAATATGTAATTGTGAGTGACACTCATGGCGATCGTGGCATTTTAGTGGATATTTTCAAAAAATATGCAGATACAGCCACCCAGATTTTTTACAATGGTGATTCTGAATTGGCCGCCAATGATAGCGTCTTTACGGATGTATCAACCGTTAAGGGCAATATGGATTTCGATTTCGATTTTGCAAATGAACAGACCTATCAAGATGACAATGTAACAGTGTTTCAGGCGCACGGACATCTATTAGGGGTCAATACATCACTAACGAGTTTGCTGCTCCGTGCCGAAGAAGTAGGTGCGAATATTGCGACATTTGGGCATACCCATCAGCTCGGTGTTGAAATGATTAACGGCATTCTAGCGATTAATCCGGGTTCAATTAGTCAACCAAGAGGGCAGTATAGCCGGCTTGGCGGGACGTATGTAGTTGTGACGGTAGAAAATGATAAGTACAAAGTTCAATATTGCAATCGTGAACTAGCGCCAATCGCGAATTTACATTTTAGTTTTAATCGATAA
- a CDS encoding MIP/aquaporin family protein, which produces MQKYLAELFGTFVLVFVGTGAVVFAGLGNALTIGLAFGIAVVAGAYSFGAISGGHFNPAVSLAMLINGRLSLPDFIGYVVSQFIGALAGTAVVKLLATGANVKNLNGLGANGFTFGAGTAFAIETVLTFIFVLVIILVTSEKYSAGSATGIVIGLTLALLIVVGLSTTGGSLNPARSFAPAIFDGGKALSQYWVFLLAPLVGGALAALVGRFGFETESYDKY; this is translated from the coding sequence ATGCAAAAATATCTCGCAGAATTATTTGGGACTTTTGTACTTGTTTTTGTCGGTACCGGCGCAGTGGTCTTTGCCGGACTTGGTAATGCTTTAACGATTGGTTTGGCATTTGGTATCGCAGTTGTTGCTGGTGCCTACTCATTTGGTGCTATCTCAGGTGGTCACTTCAACCCAGCCGTTTCATTGGCAATGTTGATTAACGGCCGTCTTAGCTTGCCTGATTTTATTGGTTACGTTGTTAGCCAATTTATCGGTGCCTTGGCTGGTACTGCTGTGGTCAAGTTGTTGGCTACAGGTGCAAACGTGAAGAACCTCAATGGCCTTGGTGCTAACGGCTTCACTTTCGGTGCTGGTACTGCCTTTGCCATTGAAACTGTGTTGACGTTCATCTTCGTCTTGGTAATCATCTTGGTTACGAGCGAAAAGTACTCAGCTGGTAGCGCAACTGGTATCGTGATTGGTCTTACTTTGGCATTATTGATTGTGGTTGGTCTTTCAACGACTGGTGGTTCATTGAACCCTGCTCGTTCATTTGCCCCAGCAATCTTTGATGGTGGTAAAGCACTTTCACAATATTGGGTCTTCTTACTTGCTCCATTAGTAGGTGGTGCCTTGGCAGCCTTAGTTGGTCGTTTCGGATTTGAAACTGAATCATACGACAAATACTAA
- the spxB gene encoding pyruvate oxidase — MTDTIKASVAMLRVIESYGVDHLYGLPGGSFSTTMDALYDEQAKLKFIQVKHEEVGAMAATADAKLTGKIGVAFGSAGPGATHLFNGLYDAKMDGVPMLALIGQVKQSAMNFDSFQEMDEVPMFGDVSVYNRTVTTAESLPHVIDEAIRIAYQQHGVATVVIPNDLGAKLIPDTPYSSAESYREPTATMAPNEEDVLAALNLIKSAKRPVLFVGMGAKNAPDEVIALAKRLSMPIITTAIAKGVLPDDTEMHLGSANRVAQKPANDALKEADLVVMIGSNWPFAVGNLLPEQKFIQIDNDSSKFGRRHHVDVGILADAKAVIERLLALTKDSEPTAWYNANLANIKNWRAYLTMMMNRTDADGPLGVEPVFKEINRISTADAVYGIDVGDINMNSVRYLNMTGEQKWVTSGLFATMGYGVPAALAGKLSFPDRQVFNLAGDGAFSMVMQDIDTEVRNNLQIINVIFTNRQLGFIVDEQEDAQQPRFGVYMTDNDYAKIAEAQGAIGITVTKQSELAAAFDRARDADKPVLIDVKVTADRPIPVEALQLDPAKFSAEEIATFKERYHADDLVPFSAFLTEYGVAEK, encoded by the coding sequence ATGACAGATACAATCAAAGCAAGTGTCGCTATGTTACGTGTGATTGAATCATATGGGGTCGACCATCTTTATGGCTTACCTGGGGGTTCATTTAGCACAACAATGGATGCATTGTACGACGAACAAGCCAAGTTGAAGTTTATTCAAGTTAAGCACGAAGAAGTCGGTGCAATGGCCGCTACTGCTGACGCCAAATTAACTGGTAAAATTGGGGTTGCCTTTGGGTCAGCAGGTCCTGGCGCGACACACTTATTTAATGGATTATATGATGCCAAAATGGACGGTGTGCCAATGTTGGCTTTGATCGGCCAAGTTAAGCAAAGTGCGATGAATTTTGATTCATTCCAAGAAATGGACGAAGTACCAATGTTTGGCGATGTTTCAGTATACAATCGTACTGTGACCACGGCGGAAAGTTTGCCACACGTGATTGATGAAGCTATTCGGATTGCCTACCAACAACACGGTGTAGCCACAGTAGTTATTCCGAATGATTTAGGTGCCAAATTAATTCCAGACACACCTTATTCCTCAGCTGAAAGTTACCGCGAACCAACCGCTACCATGGCACCAAATGAAGAAGATGTTTTGGCGGCTTTGAACTTAATCAAGTCTGCCAAGCGGCCGGTCTTATTTGTCGGAATGGGTGCCAAAAATGCACCCGACGAAGTAATTGCATTGGCCAAACGCCTTTCAATGCCAATTATTACCACGGCAATTGCCAAGGGTGTCTTACCTGACGATACGGAAATGCACCTTGGTTCTGCTAATCGGGTTGCACAAAAGCCAGCAAACGATGCCCTCAAGGAAGCCGATTTGGTCGTTATGATCGGTTCCAACTGGCCATTTGCGGTTGGTAATTTGTTACCAGAACAAAAATTCATCCAAATTGACAATGATTCATCCAAATTTGGCCGCCGGCACCACGTCGACGTTGGTATTTTAGCCGATGCGAAGGCCGTCATTGAACGCCTCTTAGCTTTGACTAAGGATAGCGAACCAACTGCTTGGTACAACGCTAACCTCGCTAATATCAAGAACTGGCGGGCTTACTTGACGATGATGATGAATCGGACCGATGCTGATGGTCCGCTGGGCGTTGAACCAGTATTCAAAGAAATTAACCGGATTAGTACTGCCGATGCCGTTTACGGGATTGATGTTGGTGATATTAATATGAATTCCGTTCGTTATTTGAACATGACCGGTGAACAAAAATGGGTCACCTCTGGTTTGTTTGCAACAATGGGCTACGGTGTCCCTGCCGCATTGGCTGGTAAGTTGAGTTTCCCAGATCGCCAAGTCTTTAATTTGGCTGGGGATGGTGCTTTCTCAATGGTCATGCAAGATATTGATACCGAAGTGCGCAACAACTTACAAATCATTAACGTCATCTTCACTAACCGTCAACTCGGCTTTATCGTTGACGAACAAGAAGATGCCCAACAACCAAGGTTTGGTGTTTACATGACGGACAATGACTATGCTAAAATAGCCGAAGCACAAGGTGCAATCGGAATTACCGTGACTAAGCAAAGTGAACTAGCAGCCGCGTTTGATCGTGCCCGCGATGCTGACAAGCCCGTCTTGATTGATGTCAAGGTTACAGCTGACCGCCCTATTCCAGTTGAAGCTCTTCAACTAGACCCTGCGAAATTCAGTGCCGAAGAAATCGCCACCTTCAAGGAACGTTATCATGCTGATGATTTAGTACCTTTCAGTGCTTTCTTGACAGAGTATGGCGTTGCTGAAAAATAA